GGACACCTTCAGCACCATCTCGGAGACGTGGCTGAAGGGCCCGTGCCCGGTGTCGTGCAGCAGGGCCGTCACGCGCGTGGCGAGGCGCTCTTCCGGCGTGATCACGGCCGTCTTCGCGAGCTGGTCGAGGATGCGCCCGGTCAGGTGCATGACGCCGATGCTGTGCGCGAAGCGCGTGTGCTCCGCGCCCTGGTAGACCAGGTTGGTCAGCCCGAGCTGGCGGATGCGGCGCAGGCGCTGGAACTCGGGCGTCTGCACCAGCGCCCAGATCAGGCGATCGCCGGGATCGGCCGTGTCGAGGCTGACGATCCCGTGAATGGTGTCCCTGAGGAAGATCTCGCGGCCGGCCATGGGC
This region of bacterium genomic DNA includes:
- a CDS encoding HD domain-containing protein, translating into MAGREIFLRDTIHGIVSLDTADPGDRLIWALVQTPEFQRLRRIRQLGLTNLVYQGAEHTRFAHSIGVMHLTGRILDQLAKTAVITPEERLATRVTALLHDTGHGPFSHVSEMVLKVS